The Macadamia integrifolia cultivar HAES 741 unplaced genomic scaffold, SCU_Mint_v3 scaffold3061, whole genome shotgun sequence DNA segment GACCATCGCGGCTTCCCCCATCATACAAGAGGAGGGAGTGGAGCGAACCACAGTGTTCGGCTAATCGCAACAAAACCCCATCTGCGATACTCCTGCAAGTCCTGAGCTCCAATTCTTGGAGACGAGGCAAGCACCTAACGAAGGCAGAGGAGGAGGCGCCGTCACCGGTGCCTTCACAGCTGCGCAACTGCAATCTGCGGAGCTTGGTGCAGCTCCGCCACAGCCATCTGAAGCCTCGATCGCCGGCCTTGATTCCGGACAAGCAGAGGCTCTCCAAGGGCAATTCGTGATGGTCGGAATCGAATTGTAGCGTATCATCATAACCGATAGAGCCGCAGTCGACGAGGGAAAGGTCCTTAAGAGAGGGGAAGAAGGTGAGCCAGTGGAAAGAGAAGGGGCGGACAAAGGAGAGACTAAGCGAAGAGAGGTGCTCgcaggaggaagaaagagaaaggagggaagaaggggagacGGGGCCTGCCAAGAATCGGAGATGGCGTAGATGGCCACAATTGAAAGCAACCGCAAGGAGGAGGTGTTCCGACAACAgagaaaaatgggtttcttcACAACCCTCAGCAGCATcagaggagatggagaagaggggaGTGGACTTGTCAGGAGGAACGAGGACGACAGCAAGGGAAGAAAGACGAGGGTAACGGGAGAGGAAAGAGgagaagacagagagagaagaagggctCGCGGAGGGGAAACGAAGAGAAAGGGAAGACCTGCAGTTGCGGTGGAGGATCAACCAACGCTTACACACCAGAGGAACGGCTGAGGACGCCGACGACGGCAACCGTTGAAAAATTTCTTGCAGAAGCTCGTCGAACAACAAGCTCTCCATCCGTCCTGTGTCCTGTCCTATCTTATCAAAAAACCCTCTCAGCCTCTCGCATCACCCACCTACCACTCCACGCTCGTCTTCTAAAACACCATGGAAGGGGAGTCGGAACAGGTGGAGAGGCGAGAGGAAGGAGTAGTTTTAACGTTTCAGGCACAGGGAGAATCCTAGAAAGGAACGAAGGGGTGGTGGGAGAGGAACCCACGACAGAGCCTTACCAAGGTATCTCCACATTCAAGTTTCCTTCTGCGTCGTTAGCTTCAGCATCTCTTAGACTATTATATTCATCACCACATCTATTAGTTTCATCGTCACcatctcctttcttccttccctctctctctcttcttgcgatCCCAAATTACTTCCATGTTCGCGGTTTCTAGAGAGAGAGTCTGTAGAATCGTTATGTTCACTTTTTCTGTCTTCATCTCTGTATTCTCTATCCATTTCTGTCGAAAGACTATAAACCCAGCTCTTATCCACCACGCTTCAAGGGAAATTGACCGCACAACGCAAGAAATTTTTTGGGAATCTAttctaaattttgaaatttttatttttagaaattattataTTCACCAATACCTTCTacccattttggtcattttaactcaAACAACAACTATTCActcttatcagaaaaaaaaaatcacctatGTGCATttttgtaggggtgtcaattggtcgggccgATTTGGtgggcttatacccttggacCGTGACTTGCCTATTTAAGAAATGAATCAGCTTCGATCGATCTTGTGTCAGACTCACTTGGGCTCCGGGCTTTAATAGGGTTTTCTCCTAATCAGGCTATAATCGGACCTTAAACAGGATGATATACCAAAAAgctttaaatgggctttaaacatCTTTAATTGTCTTATATTTAAGaagttttaatatattttatttgcataatcaacaatttagaaaaaaatatta contains these protein-coding regions:
- the LOC122067689 gene encoding F-box/LRR-repeat protein 4-like, which gives rise to MESLLFDELLQEIFQRLPSSASSAVPLVCKRWLILHRNCRSSLSLRFPSASPSSLSVFSSFLSRYPRLSSLAVVLVPPDKSTPLFSISSDAAEGCEETHFSLLSEHLLLAVAFNCGHLRHLRFLAGPVSPSSLLSLSSSCEHLSSLSLSFVRPFSFHWLTFFPSLKDLSLVDCGSIGYDDTLQFDSDHHELPLESLCLSGIKAGDRGFRWLWRSCTKLRRLQLRSCEGTGDGASSSAFVRCLPRLQELELRTCRSIADGVLLRLAEHCGSLHSLLLYDGGSRDGLHHFMSQYRSTLRKLDLRLPLDLDNEHLSAVARNIRGLVSLRLQSCCLVTGEGLKTLSSAVNAELEELALINCDVVEREPGLLTTLGQSLRELRKLDLSYNEMLRDKELVSMLVSCKNLVDLNLRGCRGLTGATLLSMFKSCKLLETIDIKQCCRIEADNVEFFLLNSPRLRQVHVEESKISGVAKTWASQKFIKIID